The DNA sequence TGCCCACATCTCCTCAGTTCGTCTTGCCAAGGCTTCAGGGTCCTCCTCGCCGACAATGTCGACGGGTTCCAGTGTCCGGCCCACAAACTCCTGCATGTTGTCGCCATATAGCTTTATGGCCATCGACTTGAGGTCCTTTGAGGCGCGGTCGTACTTGGGGTCAATGTGAGCCCTCTGCTCTACAATGTCCGCCACGGTCCAGACATCATAGAGAATGAGTAGCATACCATCGATCTGTTCAGAGTCACTGTGATGGACATTCGTGTCCAGATCTGACAGACGGTACTTGAGCGATAGTGTGTTTCCAGTGCCAATAACATGCTGAGAAGACCTGTACTCGGTGAGCACCTGATGGAACTCCGCCCATGTCGCGTTTCGTTCCGAGAAGACCACCTCGTTGACTCCCGTCCGCAGGGCATAGATAGCAATCCAAGGCTTCGCCTGCAACCAGTACTGAATGTCACTGAGTGAACTGACCGGGATGAGCACCACACCATTCACCCGGTAGGAGAGTATCTCGTGCACCGCGGTTGCTACTGCAGAGAGTATCTCGTCTCCGGGGTCATAGAATATGTATATGGGGGCGAGGTCATACCCCGGGAACGGCCTCGGAAAGATCTCCGGGGCGTCCTCAGGAAGCATCTGGCCTGCCATGACTCCCTGAGGGATGATGCCAAACATGAACACAAGAACAAGACTCAGTGATAGGATCTGGACCTTGGACCGCTGTCTTCTCATCGATAGACTCACCTGCAATTGATACCCGATATGGAGTGCTCTGAAGCAGCTTGGACACTTGCTCTACCAAGACTCATGTTCGTGGTGGCTCAAACAAGGTCTGCGGCAACTTGACCGAACACTCTCACTATCAGGCAACTGAGCGCAAACAAGATGAGCGGTTATTTCGAACGGATATAACGCTTTTGGACAGGCTCCTTCAGACAGCGTGAGCTTGGGAGAGTGCACATTCTGTGACCGATGACGCGGAACTGGATGGACACAGGTCTGACTGTACCGAGTCCTCTGCAGCACGCCCAACCGATTTGACCGTTCATTCTCAGTTAGACAGAATTGGACACAGGCATCCTGTCACTCCCAGAAGACGGCACTGGGGTCACTCCTCGAGGTCTCGTGAGGTGTCGAGCCGACCTCGAGCTCTCCGTTCCCACACGGAAGTGTACATGCACCACGCAGCGATGTCTAAGACCGTCCAACTTCTGGGCAGCTGCTGCTAGCCCATGCAATGTCCGTGTCCATCGGGACCGTGTCAGTTGCTACCAGTGGGCTGGACGTGTGTAGAAGGACCATACGTCAAGCGCTACAATGTCTCGGTACCCATGCATACGTATGAACCGCCACGTCATTCATAGATAGCTGGAAGGTCCGACGAGGAGTCATGGTACGGGCAGCAAAGGTTCGGCGAAGGACTGCATAGGTACGGCCACCTTGACACTAGGAGAAGTACTGGCGAACAAGCCCCTCAGCATTCCCAAAGGCCGCCACATTGCCATCAAACCGGTCCAGTGCATCGCGATACTCGCTCTAAAACGCCAGGCTGAATGCCTCGAGGCGGTAGCGAAGCTCTGGGATTGACCTCTGAGCCACCAGCATGGAAACGAAGTGCTTTCTGCGGTGAAAGAGGATGGTTCTCTTACCGTACTCTATCTCATCGAGTCCTCCTGAGTCGGCCAGGATCTCCCCGATGAGAGTATTGATACCGCTGATTGCCCCGGCAACAAGCATACCGTCCTTCGAGTCCGTGTCTTCCGTGCCTGACTTGTCGTCAAAACGCCGAAACCTGAAGTCTACGATGGGGAGGGATGCCTCAGAGCCCATCACCAGCAGGCGGTCCAGAGAGAGCAGCCAGCTCAAGTCCTCTGCCGAAGGTATTCCGCGCCATGAGTAGCTTATCATCAACGACCCAGCCAGAACCAACGCGTTCTTTGCCATGAAGACCTCAGGGACACCCCACAAGACCAGCATGAAGTTTGCAAACCCGCTCATGGCAAATCCAACGCCAAAGTAGAGCTCCGGAAACGTCTTCCGCGCGGTCTCCAGTTCCATTACACGCTCGATGTACGTGTATGTCACATAGACAATCGCGATGGACAGTCCCACGAACACTAGCCACGTTGGACCCCCAGTGAACATGGGCACCAGTGACACTATGGTATAGGCCACACTAATGAGAAACACATAGTACTTGCCTATCCCAACGAAGGCAAGGTCCGACTCCATAGAGTACACGAGGTACAGGATTCCACCAATCCATACGAATGTCCCGACTGCAGACAGGTAGCTCGCTTGTACATAGGGCGCATAGAGGTAGTCCATGTTGGTCATGAATGTGTACACGGCAAAGGTCGCGAAGTATGCTGAGAGACCGCCCGCCCCAGACACGCGTCCGGGCCGCTTCTTGTAGAAACCATAGGATATCACCACTAGTACAGACGCAGTCAGGAATGTGAATCCCACATTGACGTCCCGTATCACGATAGATGCAAGGTCGAGCTGCATATCCATCCGACGCTCCAGAATCGTGCAGTCGTTTCATCTCAGATTCCGTTATAAGGTATTAGCACATAGGAGTGTAAGAGTCCGGGAAATAGGGAACACTTTTCAGACCTGACGTTATTCGGATGCCCACAGGAAGTGGATGGCTTGAAGCGAATGGACTCCGAGTCCCTCAGAATGGGAGTCGGTATGCTGGCGATGGGTTCACTGGGGGTCCTATTCATCGCTGCAGAAGTGCCATGGAACACTCCAAGTGCGGCGACGGCAGTGTACTCGGTGCTCGCATTCCTCTGTATCACGATGACAGTGTGCAGCGCGAGCCGCATGAGGATTGACAGGTCACCCCACCACGGCGTGTTCGCAGCAGGCACAGCACATGCAGCGATTGTGTTGGGTGGTGCAAGCATCTTCTACCTGTACAACCACGAGGGTCCTGCACTCCATGCAACCACCCCGGGGATAGCCCTCAATCTTGTCGCTCTTGCGACCACCGGGCTCATAATGATGCTTCATGCCAGACTGCAGTCCAGTCCACAGCGGAATGAGTCCGTATGGATGACACGGAGGGCCCTTGGTACGCTGATTGCTGTCCCAACCGCACTGTTCGTTGTCGCGATGGCCTTCTTCAGGCAGCCTTTCCCGCCCTGGCTGTTTCTGTCTGTCGGCTACTTGGTTGGTGGGGTGGCAGTCTTCGCATACCTAGCGGCCGCAATCATCATGTATCGTCAATATCGGACTACTGCTTCGAGCGAGTCGATACGACTGAGCGTGTCGTTCGTACTACTTGCCGGGGCCGCCGCATCACACATGTCAATCATGCATTCGCCATCGTTTCTCTGGCTTGCCATGGTCACATTGATGGCAATCTCGTTTGTAATCGCGATTGTCGCAAAGGGATACACCTTCTTGGTAGATGTGGGAGTGGAAAGGAATAGCGCATACCTGATCTCGGTGTCAATCAGCGCACTGGTCGTCCTCCCATTTCTAACTTCAGTACTACTGCAGGCATTAGTCCCAGTCTATTCACATGTCGACGTGGGCGCCGCCGCTGCCATTCATCTGGCAGGAGTCGTTCTCACCGGCAGCCTTGCATATGCCACGTTCGTCAGGTCGAGGACACTCAGCTCGCAGAACCTCAGTATAGTCATTATGATGCTGCTGACATGGTCAGTGTCAGAACTGGCGATGGCCCTGATATATGCCGGCTCAATGCTCGGTGGACCTTCCGAATCCCTCATGCCATATGTGACGGGAGCGCTGACCCTTGTCCTGTTCCTGTCGCTGGCAGTCCGGATTGTACTTAGACCACAAGTGACAAGAGCTCGCCATTCGGGCCTGTTCTATCTGGCCGTCATGGCGGGCTACGCACTACTGGTTGTGGTCGCTGAAGCGTTTCAGCGGGTCATCGGCTCATCTCTTGGTGATGATCAGATTCGAAGACTGGACGCCAGTGTCCTCCTCGGACTTAGCTATGTGGGCCTATTCATTCTGCTCAGTCTGATTCTTCTCCTTGCGGGAAAGTGGGGAGGAACAGTGACCTTCGATGCAGCGGCCACGGGCGCAGTCGCAATATGGCTAGTGATGATGATAGCCAAGGCTAGCTTCTCACCCTACACGATTGGGTGGTGGGCCGGAGAGGTACTGCTGGCATCGTCGTCAGCCATTCTTCCGTTTACGATGGTTCGTTCCCAGATACGTCACTCCTGGAATGATGAGGCCCTGCAGCGCAGCCAGGCTGCTCAGATCGCTCTTGTTGCAGAGATGGCCCTTGCACACCATCGCGCGACACTGGACACTCTGGAAGACCTGATTCAATGCAGAAACCCGACTGACGAGACACTGGCCTCACTGTCTGCGAGCATGAACGAGGTGTCACATGCTCATGACCTTGTCAGAGTCATCGATGCAATAGTCTCTGGACACCGGTTCTCGCCGGAGGTGTTGGAGCCACTCGACTTCGTTGGTTGCATCACAGAAGGGGTTGCGAAGCAGAGAGGAGGTGGGACTGTCGAGTACAAGGTGGACCGAAAGACAGGGGAGTGCGTGGTGATGGCCAACTCGTTTCTGTCTGAGGCAGTCCAGCTCTTCGTCAGCGGGGTGGTCACAAGGATAGGACCGGCGAAGAGCATAGGGGTCAACATGGTCAGTTCGTCCGTGGATGGCAGGCCGACCTGGAAAGCGACCATAACTCTCCGGCTGGACTCACCAGACGCGGAGTCCAAGAGGACGCTGTTGGAGAGATACGCCAGTCCTGGAAGCACCGGTGCGATAGAACTGGGCCTGGCGCAAAAGCTTGTAGAGATGATTGGAGGCCGGACACAAATGGGCATCGAATCGACCTCAACAGAGGCGCTTCGTGTGGTGTTTCACATAGAACTGCCGGCCGCGACTCCAAGCTCAGCAATGTGATTACCTTTTGCATGACGGACTTGAGTATCGGAAAGCCTACACGGTATTCATTGCACGCATGTCGGCGAGTCCTGCATGGTCCGCCCAATATATCTCTATAAGTACACCATTTCATTCTGAAACACGGACCCCGCCCTGAATCCGAGATGACGGAATGATGATGCGAAAAGCCCCCAGACAGGTCAAGCTGGTTCTTGCAGGGGACGGCGGAGTGGGGAAGACGAGTATCCGACGGCAATACCTCGGGAAGATATTCCGGGCATCCTACATTCCTACCATCGGAGTAGACTTCGCCCAGAAGTCAGTCCTCGTGGACGACACACCTGTGACTCTGATCATATGGGACATTGCAGGACAGCCGATGTTCAAGACACTGAGGAAGCGATACTACGAAGGCTGCAGCGCAATCGTCCTCGTCTATGCCATTGACAACAGGGAGTCATTTGATAACGCGCTGAAATGGCTGGTCGAGGCATACGAGTTCATGGGCAAGCTGCCATCTGTGCTCATCCTCGGAAACAAGACGGACCTCCGTCAGACTGCCTCAAACAAGGGTTTGGTCTCTACTCTGGAGGGAGAGGAGTTTGCACTTCAGGTGGCCGACAGAATGGGTACCACGGTGTTGTTCCGGGAGACGACCGCAGTCACTGGAGAGGGCATAGAGGAGGCATTCACGGATGTCACCAGACTGGTGTTAAGCAGGTGCCGGCCATCCGACTCACTTGGACGCCGCTCCGACCCAGTCGAAAGGACAGATAACAGCTTCAGAGTGCGGTAGCCTCCGTGATGCGAGGACTGGCTCGTCTGTGACTGGCTGGGAGGGCAGGTCCCTGCGTCGGCAATCTGGGACCCAACGTGCCAGTCTGCGTGGAAGGCCGCCAGTTTATTGCGAGGATCCCGACTATTATCAGGAGCAAGCCCACTACGAAGGTCCAGTAGAGGACTTCGGCCAAGAATATCACCGAGAGCAGGGTGCCAAATACCGGGACCATATTGATGAATACTCCGGACCTCGTGATCCCCAGCCCCTTGATTGCTTCGAAGTACAGCAGGAAGCCGACGAATGTGGTTGCAACACCCAGAAACATGATGTGAAACCAGAAAGCCACATCAGCTAACACAGGCAGGCTCCATGGCTGTTCCGGCACGGCTGCAATTCCAAACAGTAGTGTG is a window from the Candidatus Thorarchaeota archaeon genome containing:
- a CDS encoding GTP-binding protein, translated to MMMRKAPRQVKLVLAGDGGVGKTSIRRQYLGKIFRASYIPTIGVDFAQKSVLVDDTPVTLIIWDIAGQPMFKTLRKRYYEGCSAIVLVYAIDNRESFDNALKWLVEAYEFMGKLPSVLILGNKTDLRQTASNKGLVSTLEGEEFALQVADRMGTTVLFRETTAVTGEGIEEAFTDVTRLVLSRCRPSDSLGRRSDPVERTDNSFRVR